From the Bacteroidia bacterium genome, one window contains:
- a CDS encoding nuclear transport factor 2 family protein, with amino-acid sequence MNHGDVIAAFITAINKGDLSAMGKLMTEDHRFIDSAGTELRGPATVCAAWRDFFFIMPDYRISIERMVTEADVTALFGTAEGTLNLAVANNTTRRIELPAAWKVSLRDGRIAVWQVYTDWGTVLRTASPGT; translated from the coding sequence ATGAATCACGGGGATGTCATAGCGGCCTTCATTACCGCCATCAACAAAGGCGATCTCTCCGCCATGGGGAAGCTGATGACGGAAGACCACCGTTTTATCGATTCCGCCGGAACGGAATTACGTGGCCCCGCCACCGTTTGCGCGGCATGGAGGGACTTTTTTTTCATCATGCCGGATTATCGCATCAGTATCGAACGGATGGTCACGGAAGCGGATGTGACGGCGCTGTTCGGTACAGCGGAAGGGACATTGAACCTCGCTGTGGCAAATAACACCACCCGCCGCATAGAGCTTCCCGCGGCGTGGAAGGTTTCGCTCAGGGACGGTCGCATCGCTGTCTGGCAGGTGTATACGGATTGGGGCACCGTGCTCCGGACGGCTTCCCCGGGCACGTAG